One window of Cryobacterium arcticum genomic DNA carries:
- a CDS encoding MFS transporter produces MSSYWTLLKTPGVARLIGAQLTARFPFGMLSLAFLIHIEKLFDSYAAAGLVLAAMSIGQAIAGPLTSRLMGRLGMRPVLIVTMVICTASIVAMALVPLPIIGLMIIGFIAGLSMPPIQPAVRTIYPKVVNSRQLTPLFSLDASAQEIIWVLGPVIATFVAIQVSTTAGILLAAFFLVAGGIWFVALPEVGRVRIPRSRRKLGVVLKKPEVLLSTVVGFMLVAACAAVEAGVVAVFGHGSANAGWVLGIFAVGSLIGGLALGHLPIGPWALASRMLIVTIGLAVAGLFLNFWWLSGALLIAGIGIAPSFAVLFGIVSASVKFSDTAEAYGWIGTGQLIGAALGSALAGFAIDHSGAGAAIYVAAGFAALGTLIPALGRRWHPDLRGRDVSPIPDTEPISIQVS; encoded by the coding sequence GTGAGCAGCTACTGGACCCTTCTGAAAACTCCGGGCGTTGCCCGTCTCATCGGAGCCCAGCTCACCGCCCGATTCCCGTTCGGGATGCTCTCGCTGGCATTCCTGATCCACATCGAGAAGCTCTTCGATTCCTACGCCGCGGCCGGGCTCGTTCTGGCCGCCATGAGCATCGGCCAGGCCATCGCGGGCCCGCTCACCTCCCGACTGATGGGCCGCCTGGGCATGCGCCCGGTGCTCATCGTCACCATGGTCATCTGCACCGCGTCGATCGTGGCGATGGCCCTCGTTCCGCTGCCGATCATCGGGCTCATGATCATCGGCTTCATCGCCGGCCTGTCGATGCCGCCCATCCAGCCGGCCGTGCGCACCATTTACCCCAAGGTCGTCAACTCCCGCCAGCTCACCCCGCTGTTCTCCCTGGATGCCTCGGCGCAGGAGATCATCTGGGTGCTCGGCCCGGTCATCGCCACCTTCGTCGCCATCCAGGTCAGCACCACCGCGGGCATCCTGCTCGCCGCGTTCTTCCTGGTCGCCGGCGGCATCTGGTTCGTGGCGCTGCCCGAGGTGGGCCGGGTACGCATCCCCCGCAGCCGCCGCAAGCTCGGCGTGGTGCTCAAGAAGCCCGAGGTGCTGCTCAGCACCGTCGTGGGCTTCATGCTCGTTGCCGCCTGCGCCGCCGTCGAGGCCGGCGTCGTCGCCGTGTTCGGCCACGGCAGCGCCAACGCCGGCTGGGTGCTGGGCATCTTCGCCGTCGGCTCGCTCATCGGCGGGCTCGCCCTCGGGCACCTCCCGATCGGCCCGTGGGCACTGGCCAGCCGGATGCTCATCGTCACGATCGGCCTGGCCGTCGCGGGCCTCTTCCTGAACTTCTGGTGGCTCTCCGGTGCACTGCTCATCGCCGGCATCGGCATCGCGCCGTCGTTCGCAGTGCTGTTCGGCATCGTCTCGGCGAGCGTCAAGTTCAGTGACACCGCCGAGGCCTACGGCTGGATCGGCACCGGCCAGCTCATCGGCGCCGCGCTCGGCTCGGCCCTGGCGGGCTTTGCGATCGACCACTCCGGCGCCGGCGCGGCAATCTACGTCGCCGCCGGGTTCGCCGCGCTGGGCACGCTCATCCCCGCGCTCGGCCGCCGCTGGCACCCCGACCTGCGCGGACGCGATGTGAGCCCCATCCCCGACACCGAGCCCATCAGCATCCAGGTCTCCTAG
- a CDS encoding ABC transporter substrate-binding protein — MRAKYVLPALAAVAALTLTGCVDNSTPATSGSAASTAAAIVKDDAAAALVPAEVADRGTLIIGTEPTYAPNEFKNEAGDPIGWDIELATGIAAKLGLEAEFQVAKFDNIIPSVAGGKADIGASSFTDTVEREQQVDFVNYYNAGIQWASATGTDVDPDNACGLKVAVQTATYEDTDEVPAKSDACVAAGKPPIDKLKFDTQADVANAVVLGQADALSADSPVTLYAIAQTGDKLQAAGSTFDEAPYGMVVAKGSDLTAAVQAALQSMVVDGSYTAILDAWGVTDGGVAEITINAAANG; from the coding sequence ATGCGCGCTAAATACGTTCTCCCCGCCCTCGCCGCCGTAGCGGCGCTCACGCTCACCGGATGCGTCGACAACTCGACGCCCGCGACGTCCGGGTCCGCCGCGAGCACGGCTGCCGCGATCGTGAAGGACGACGCGGCGGCAGCGCTGGTCCCGGCCGAGGTCGCCGATCGTGGCACCCTCATCATCGGCACCGAACCGACCTACGCGCCGAACGAGTTCAAGAACGAGGCCGGAGACCCCATCGGCTGGGACATCGAGCTCGCCACCGGCATCGCCGCCAAGCTCGGCCTCGAGGCGGAATTCCAGGTCGCGAAGTTCGACAACATCATCCCGAGCGTCGCCGGCGGCAAGGCCGACATCGGCGCCTCCTCCTTCACCGACACCGTCGAGCGCGAGCAGCAGGTCGACTTCGTCAACTACTACAACGCCGGCATCCAGTGGGCGTCGGCCACGGGCACGGATGTCGACCCCGACAACGCCTGCGGCCTGAAGGTGGCCGTGCAGACCGCCACCTACGAAGACACCGATGAGGTGCCCGCCAAGAGCGACGCCTGCGTCGCCGCCGGCAAGCCGCCGATCGACAAGCTGAAGTTCGACACCCAGGCCGACGTGGCCAACGCGGTCGTGCTCGGCCAGGCCGACGCCCTCAGCGCCGACTCCCCGGTCACGCTGTACGCGATCGCCCAGACCGGTGACAAGTTGCAGGCGGCCGGCAGCACCTTCGATGAGGCCCCGTACGGCATGGTCGTCGCCAAGGGTTCCGACCTGACCGCCGCCGTGCAGGCAGCACTGCAGTCCATGGTCGTCGACGGCAGCTACACGGCCATTCTTGATGCCTGGGGTGTCACCGACGGTGGCGTGGCCGAGATCACGATCAACGCAGCCGCGAACGGCTAA
- a CDS encoding ABC transporter ATP-binding protein: MPQPTDQPATVAAAPGPVAAPAASARHELTANGLSLGYDGACIVDGLDLAIEPGAVTVIVGANASGKSTLLRGLARLLPPQSGTVTLDGQDIASLPSKQVATIVGLLPQQPVAPDGIGVADLVGRGRYPHQGWFRHWSSTDDAIVAAAMAATQTLELAPRRMEELSGGQRQRVWIAMALAQKPDILLLDEPTTFLDVTHQIEVLDLLHELNHEQGTTVVMVLHDLNLAARYADRLVVMRAGRIIAEGPPAEVLTEAVVLEAFGLTARIIADPVCGSPMIVPVGRFHGTV; the protein is encoded by the coding sequence ATGCCCCAGCCCACCGACCAGCCCGCCACCGTGGCCGCCGCACCCGGCCCCGTCGCCGCGCCCGCCGCATCCGCCCGCCACGAACTCACCGCCAACGGCCTCAGCCTCGGCTACGACGGCGCGTGCATCGTCGACGGCCTCGACCTGGCGATCGAACCCGGCGCGGTCACCGTGATCGTGGGCGCCAACGCGTCGGGCAAGTCCACCCTGCTGCGCGGACTGGCCCGGCTGCTGCCGCCGCAGTCCGGCACCGTCACCCTCGACGGCCAGGACATCGCGAGCCTGCCCAGCAAGCAGGTCGCCACGATCGTGGGCCTGCTGCCGCAGCAGCCCGTCGCCCCCGACGGCATCGGCGTGGCTGACCTCGTCGGCCGCGGACGCTACCCGCACCAGGGCTGGTTCCGGCACTGGTCGAGCACCGACGACGCCATCGTCGCGGCGGCGATGGCCGCCACCCAAACCCTCGAGTTGGCTCCGCGGCGCATGGAGGAGCTCTCCGGCGGACAGCGCCAACGGGTGTGGATCGCCATGGCCCTGGCCCAGAAGCCGGACATCCTGCTGCTCGACGAGCCCACCACCTTCCTCGACGTGACCCACCAGATCGAGGTGCTCGACCTGCTGCACGAGCTCAACCACGAGCAGGGCACCACCGTGGTGATGGTGCTGCACGACCTCAACCTGGCCGCCCGGTACGCCGACCGGCTCGTGGTGATGCGCGCCGGCCGCATCATCGCCGAGGGGCCGCCCGCCGAGGTGCTCACCGAGGCCGTGGTGCTCGAGGCGTTCGGGCTCACCGCGCGCATCATCGCCGACCCGGTCTGCGGGTCCCCGATGATCGTTCCCGTCGGACGGTTCCACGGCACCGTCTGA
- a CDS encoding PhzF family phenazine biosynthesis protein yields the protein MTVPVLRLAAFTDPARTDASAGGNPAGVVLDASALDEAAMQAIAAEVGYAETAFVTERSVGGDPRHSRLRYFSPVAEVPFCGHATVATAVALARRDGVGALTFETSVGPITIQTGATDAGLTASFTSVDPQVRPIAPEVLARLLELLGATPSSLHPGYPPRLAFAGNWHPVLVFSSQTEFDAFGFDPAAMRALMDEQGWAGTVTTLAVLGDTEFEARNLFPVGTLTEDPATGSAAASVGGYLRELGLVRPPTRVVIHQGRHVGRPSLLLVDVPATGGIVVSGAATEIA from the coding sequence ATGACCGTGCCCGTGCTGCGCCTTGCCGCCTTCACCGACCCTGCCCGCACCGATGCCTCCGCCGGGGGCAACCCGGCCGGGGTCGTGCTTGACGCGAGCGCACTCGACGAGGCCGCGATGCAGGCGATCGCCGCCGAGGTCGGATACGCCGAGACCGCCTTCGTCACGGAGCGCTCGGTCGGCGGCGACCCGCGGCACAGCCGACTGCGCTACTTCTCCCCCGTGGCCGAGGTGCCGTTCTGCGGGCATGCCACCGTCGCCACCGCCGTGGCGCTGGCCCGCCGCGACGGGGTGGGCGCCCTCACCTTCGAGACCAGCGTCGGCCCGATCACCATCCAGACCGGGGCCACGGATGCCGGCCTCACCGCGTCGTTCACGAGCGTCGACCCGCAGGTGCGCCCCATCGCACCCGAGGTGCTCGCGCGGCTCCTGGAGTTGCTCGGGGCCACCCCGTCGTCGCTGCACCCCGGGTACCCGCCCCGGCTGGCTTTCGCGGGCAATTGGCATCCGGTGCTGGTGTTCTCGTCCCAGACCGAGTTCGACGCCTTCGGCTTCGACCCCGCGGCCATGCGCGCACTCATGGACGAGCAGGGCTGGGCCGGCACCGTGACTACCCTGGCGGTGTTGGGAGACACCGAGTTCGAGGCGCGCAACTTGTTCCCGGTCGGCACCCTCACCGAGGACCCTGCCACCGGATCGGCCGCCGCCTCGGTGGGCGGCTACCTGCGCGAGCTCGGGCTGGTACGCCCGCCGACCCGGGTGGTCATCCACCAGGGCCGGCACGTGGGCCGGCCGAGCCTGCTCCTGGTGGACGTGCCCGCCACCGGCGGCATCGTCGTGAGCGGCGCCGCCACGGAGATCGCCTGA
- a CDS encoding FecCD family ABC transporter permease, translating into MLTSAQAGMTGAPARGSALPTEALRMPRRRQLAGLLIAVVLLVVAVTASLVVGSRDIPLGTVLDALLRPDLSLTDHTVVLDLRVPRTAIGLLAGLALGLAGALMQGITRNPLADPGLLGVNAGASLFVVAGIAWFGVSSALGYVWFAFAGAFVAAVIVYVIGSLGREGATPVKLALAGTALTASLTSLITIVLLGDSAAFDKYRFWSAGSLVARDLGSALQLAPFVGVGVLLCVLAGRMLNALALGDDLARGLGQNLVAARIVCAVAVVLLCGSATALAGPIVFVGLAVPHIARRFTGPDYRWILLYSAVLGPVLLLTADVLGRVIAPPGEIEAGLVVAFLGAPMLIALVRRVKLAGL; encoded by the coding sequence ATGCTTACCTCAGCACAGGCCGGGATGACGGGCGCGCCCGCTCGCGGCTCGGCCCTGCCCACCGAGGCCCTGCGGATGCCGCGCCGCCGGCAGCTGGCCGGCCTCCTGATCGCGGTGGTGCTGCTGGTGGTCGCGGTCACCGCCTCGCTCGTGGTGGGCAGCCGCGACATCCCGCTGGGCACGGTGCTGGACGCGCTGCTGCGCCCCGACCTCAGCCTCACCGACCACACCGTGGTGCTCGACCTGCGTGTGCCGCGCACCGCCATCGGCCTGCTCGCGGGCCTCGCGCTCGGCCTAGCCGGCGCCCTCATGCAGGGCATCACCCGCAACCCGCTCGCCGACCCCGGCCTGCTGGGCGTCAACGCCGGGGCCTCACTGTTCGTCGTCGCCGGCATCGCCTGGTTCGGCGTCAGCTCGGCCCTCGGCTACGTCTGGTTCGCCTTCGCCGGCGCGTTCGTCGCGGCGGTGATCGTCTACGTGATCGGGTCACTCGGCCGCGAGGGCGCCACCCCGGTGAAGCTGGCGCTGGCCGGCACCGCGCTCACCGCGTCGCTCACCTCGCTGATCACCATCGTGCTTCTCGGCGACTCCGCGGCCTTCGACAAATACCGGTTCTGGTCGGCCGGCTCCCTGGTGGCCCGCGACCTCGGCTCGGCCCTGCAGCTGGCCCCGTTCGTCGGCGTCGGAGTGCTGCTGTGCGTCCTGGCCGGGCGGATGCTCAACGCGCTCGCCCTCGGCGACGACCTGGCGCGCGGCCTCGGCCAGAACCTGGTCGCGGCGCGCATCGTCTGCGCCGTCGCCGTGGTGCTGCTCTGCGGGTCCGCCACCGCGCTGGCCGGCCCGATCGTGTTCGTGGGCCTGGCCGTGCCGCACATCGCCCGCCGCTTCACCGGCCCGGACTACCGCTGGATCCTGCTCTACTCCGCGGTGCTCGGCCCTGTGCTGCTGCTGACCGCGGACGTGCTCGGACGCGTGATCGCCCCGCCCGGCGAAATCGAGGCCGGCCTGGTCGTGGCCTTCCTGGGCGCCCCGATGCTCATCGCCCTGGTGCGCCGCGTGAAGCTGGCCGGCCTGTGA
- a CDS encoding iron-siderophore ABC transporter substrate-binding protein: protein MPRRLTTVLAAAAAIAALTLSGCSATPATDTATDGASSDAFPVTIEHAFGETTIDTEPTRVVTWGWGSADDAIALGVIPVAIPFQAYGGDDKGVLPWISEALDEQGVETPTVLSDSTEPPYEEIAAAAPDVILAAYSGLTEEQYELLSDIAPVVAYPDEPWSTDWRELITITGTALGKSTEATTLLSDIDATIAEKAAAHPEFAGKSVALTSDSGGVFYVYTDADPRVTFATDLGFTSAPSVATLANGESSFYYTLSYEQLDLLSSDVLVNFGATQEESDAFLSAGYAQVMPQVQSGAVASPVGAAFISSVSPPTGLSLPWGIDDYVDLLSTAALAADAAK from the coding sequence GTGCCCAGACGTCTGACCACCGTGCTCGCCGCCGCCGCGGCCATCGCCGCCCTCACGCTCAGCGGATGCTCCGCCACGCCCGCCACCGACACGGCCACCGACGGCGCAAGCAGCGATGCGTTCCCGGTCACCATCGAGCACGCCTTCGGCGAGACCACCATCGACACCGAACCCACCCGCGTGGTCACCTGGGGCTGGGGCAGCGCCGACGACGCCATCGCGCTCGGCGTCATCCCCGTCGCAATCCCGTTCCAGGCCTACGGCGGCGACGACAAGGGCGTGCTGCCCTGGATCTCCGAGGCCCTCGACGAACAGGGCGTCGAGACACCCACGGTGCTCTCCGACTCCACCGAGCCGCCCTACGAAGAGATCGCGGCCGCCGCGCCCGACGTGATCCTCGCCGCGTACTCCGGCCTCACCGAGGAGCAGTACGAGCTGCTCAGCGACATCGCCCCCGTCGTGGCCTACCCCGACGAGCCCTGGTCCACCGACTGGCGCGAGCTGATCACCATCACCGGCACGGCCCTCGGCAAGTCCACCGAAGCCACCACGCTGCTCAGCGACATCGACGCCACCATCGCCGAGAAGGCCGCCGCACACCCCGAATTCGCCGGCAAGTCCGTCGCGCTCACCTCCGACAGCGGCGGAGTCTTCTACGTCTACACGGATGCCGACCCGCGCGTGACCTTCGCCACCGACCTGGGCTTCACCAGCGCTCCAAGCGTCGCCACCCTCGCCAACGGCGAGTCCTCCTTTTACTACACGCTCAGCTACGAGCAGCTCGACCTGCTCTCCAGTGACGTGCTGGTCAACTTCGGCGCCACCCAGGAGGAGTCCGACGCGTTCCTGAGCGCCGGCTACGCCCAGGTCATGCCGCAGGTGCAGTCCGGCGCTGTGGCCTCCCCGGTCGGCGCGGCCTTCATCTCCTCGGTGTCGCCGCCCACCGGCCTCTCGCTGCCCTGGGGCATCGATGACTACGTCGACCTGCTCTCCACCGCAGCCCTCGCCGCGGACGCCGCCAAGTAG
- a CDS encoding amino acid ABC transporter permease, which translates to MSTTNVNEPAAATPPRGEPTPSEPIKAIRLRHPWRLVFAVLLVAIFAWFVVDAAFRPAYDWPSVGKYLFDRRISMAALVTIELTVFSMVIAIILGVILAVMRLSPNPVVKSVAWFYLWIFRGTPVYVQLTIWGLISLIYTSIDIGLPFMTPWISFSTNAALNTFTLAVIGLALNEAAYMAEIVRAGLLSVDKGQEEASVALGMSWSQTMTRVILPQSMRVIIPPTGNEVISMLKTTSLVTAVPFSLELFTRSRDISAETFNPIPLLIVASIWYLFFTSILMVGQYFLEKRFSRGVGDRQTDKNDVGTGTGVITGVVPVVGAGQPTVIAPPKTDNPGAPGDGGAR; encoded by the coding sequence GTGAGCACCACGAACGTGAACGAACCCGCGGCGGCGACCCCGCCGCGTGGCGAACCCACACCGAGTGAGCCGATCAAGGCCATCCGGCTGCGACACCCATGGCGCCTCGTATTCGCCGTGCTCCTGGTGGCGATCTTCGCGTGGTTCGTCGTGGATGCGGCCTTCCGCCCGGCCTACGACTGGCCGTCGGTGGGCAAGTACCTCTTCGACCGACGCATCTCGATGGCCGCGCTGGTCACGATCGAGCTGACGGTGTTCTCGATGGTGATCGCCATCATCCTCGGCGTGATCCTGGCCGTGATGCGGCTCTCGCCGAACCCGGTCGTCAAGAGCGTGGCCTGGTTCTACCTGTGGATCTTCCGCGGCACCCCGGTGTACGTGCAGCTGACCATTTGGGGCCTGATCTCGCTGATCTACACGAGCATCGACATCGGCCTGCCGTTCATGACGCCGTGGATCTCGTTCAGCACCAATGCGGCGTTGAACACCTTCACGTTGGCCGTCATCGGTCTGGCCCTGAACGAGGCCGCGTACATGGCCGAGATCGTGCGTGCCGGACTGCTCTCGGTCGACAAGGGCCAGGAAGAGGCCTCGGTCGCCCTGGGCATGAGCTGGTCGCAGACGATGACCCGGGTCATCCTGCCGCAGTCGATGCGGGTGATCATCCCGCCGACCGGCAACGAGGTGATCTCGATGCTGAAAACGACCTCGCTGGTCACGGCCGTGCCGTTCAGTCTCGAGCTGTTCACCCGGTCGCGGGACATCTCGGCGGAGACCTTCAACCCGATCCCGCTGCTCATCGTGGCGTCGATCTGGTACCTGTTCTTCACCTCGATCCTCATGGTGGGCCAGTACTTCCTGGAGAAGCGGTTCTCCCGTGGGGTGGGGGACCGGCAGACCGACAAGAACGACGTGGGCACCGGCACCGGCGTCATCACGGGCGTGGTGCCCGTGGTGGGCGCGGGCCAGCCGACCGTGATCGCGCCGCCGAAGACCGACAATCCGGGTGCGCCCGGCGACGGGGGAGCACGATGA
- a CDS encoding ABC transporter substrate-binding protein: MRARYVLPALAAAAALMLTGCVDNSTPATSGSDASTAPAIAKDEAAAALVPAEVADTGKLVIGTDPTYAPNEFKNEAGEPIGWGVEIASGIAAKLGLEPEFQVAKFDNIIPSVSGGKADMGSSSFTDTVEREQQVDFVNYYTAGIQWASQAGKDVDPNNACGLKVAVQATTYEDTDEVPAKSDACVAAGKPAIEKLKFDTQDAATNAVVLGQADALSADSPVTLYAISQTGDKLQLAGETFDVAPYGMVVAKGSELSKAIQAALQSMVDDGSYTAILDQWGVADGGIDEITINAAANG; the protein is encoded by the coding sequence ATGCGCGCTAGATACGTACTCCCCGCCCTCGCCGCCGCTGCGGCCCTGATGCTCACCGGCTGCGTCGACAACTCGACGCCCGCGACATCCGGGTCCGACGCCAGCACAGCCCCCGCCATCGCAAAGGACGAGGCCGCGGCGGCGCTGGTGCCCGCCGAGGTCGCCGACACCGGCAAACTCGTCATCGGCACCGACCCGACCTACGCTCCCAACGAGTTCAAGAACGAGGCCGGCGAGCCGATCGGCTGGGGCGTCGAGATCGCCAGCGGCATCGCCGCCAAGCTCGGTCTCGAGCCCGAGTTCCAGGTCGCCAAGTTCGACAACATCATCCCGAGCGTCTCCGGCGGCAAGGCCGACATGGGCTCGTCGTCGTTCACCGATACCGTCGAGCGCGAGCAGCAGGTCGACTTCGTCAACTACTACACCGCCGGCATCCAGTGGGCTTCCCAGGCTGGTAAGGACGTCGACCCCAACAACGCCTGCGGTCTGAAGGTCGCCGTGCAGGCCACCACCTACGAGGACACCGACGAGGTACCCGCCAAGAGCGACGCCTGCGTTGCCGCCGGCAAGCCCGCCATCGAGAAGCTCAAGTTCGACACCCAGGACGCCGCGACCAACGCCGTCGTGCTCGGCCAGGCCGACGCGCTGAGCGCCGACTCCCCGGTCACGCTCTACGCCATCTCGCAGACCGGCGACAAGCTGCAGCTGGCCGGTGAGACCTTCGACGTGGCCCCGTACGGCATGGTCGTCGCCAAGGGCTCCGAGCTCTCGAAGGCCATCCAGGCCGCCCTGCAGTCCATGGTCGACGACGGCAGCTACACGGCGATCCTCGATCAGTGGGGCGTCGCGGACGGCGGCATCGACGAGATCACGATCAACGCGGCCGCGAACGGTTAA
- a CDS encoding sulfurtransferase yields the protein MHTLITPADLAALLVVGPAPRILDVRWKLGGPPGRTEFRRGHLPGAVYVDLDTELAGHGEPTDGRHPLPAPDDLQAAARGWGLNDGDTVVVYDDLGNMSSARAWWLLRNAGVRDVRLLDGGLGAWRADGLPVVEGEEPVTPGSVTLGFGALPTLDADAAAALAQDGVLLDARAAERYRGDSEPIDPRAGHIPGAVNAPTGGNLDADGRFLPAAELRARFEALGVRAWPGADAAAGRVGELASAGAPASPVGTTSGAADGDETEAGPDASGGAAAVPDAGFDVGVYCGSGVTAAHEAVALTLAGFAPALYPGSWSQWSNMPDRPVATGDAPGH from the coding sequence GTGCACACTCTGATCACGCCGGCGGATCTGGCCGCGCTCCTCGTCGTCGGGCCCGCCCCGCGCATCCTCGACGTGCGGTGGAAGCTCGGCGGCCCTCCCGGCCGCACGGAGTTCCGCCGCGGTCACCTGCCGGGAGCCGTGTACGTGGACCTCGACACCGAGCTGGCCGGGCACGGTGAACCGACCGATGGTCGGCATCCGCTGCCCGCACCGGATGATCTGCAGGCCGCGGCGCGCGGATGGGGCCTGAACGACGGTGATACCGTCGTGGTCTACGACGACCTGGGCAACATGTCGTCCGCCCGCGCCTGGTGGTTGCTGCGGAACGCCGGTGTGCGCGACGTGCGCCTGCTCGACGGCGGGCTCGGCGCCTGGCGCGCGGACGGCCTTCCCGTGGTGGAGGGCGAGGAGCCGGTGACACCGGGTTCGGTGACCCTGGGCTTCGGCGCGCTGCCCACGCTCGACGCGGATGCCGCGGCCGCGCTCGCGCAGGACGGCGTGCTCCTCGACGCCCGCGCTGCCGAACGCTACCGGGGCGACTCCGAGCCGATCGACCCTCGCGCCGGGCACATCCCCGGTGCGGTGAACGCGCCGACGGGCGGCAACCTCGACGCCGACGGACGTTTCCTGCCGGCTGCCGAGCTGCGTGCGCGGTTCGAGGCGCTCGGGGTGCGCGCTTGGCCCGGGGCGGATGCGGCGGCTGGGCGGGTCGGGGAGCTCGCGTCAGCTGGTGCCCCCGCTTCACCGGTGGGAACGACGTCTGGCGCAGCGGATGGCGACGAGACGGAGGCTGGGCCCGACGCATCCGGTGGCGCCGCGGCGGTGCCCGACGCAGGGTTCGACGTGGGCGTGTACTGCGGATCCGGGGTGACGGCGGCGCACGAGGCGGTGGCGCTCACGCTCGCGGGCTTCGCTCCGGCGCTGTATCCCGGCTCCTGGTCGCAGTGGTCGAACATGCCCGACCGGCCCGTCGCGACTGGCGACGCCCCCGGCCACTAG
- a CDS encoding FecCD family ABC transporter permease, with the protein MSAGRGASVRTGPRTGAAHLTPGTDAAAPLVLARAVRHRRERRVALVLAVLVLIVAAVSLMVGAYNLSVPDLLRTLVGQGTTSENFIVFKLRLPRLTLAILVGVAFAVSGALFQTVLRNPLASPDIIGVTGGASAAAVFGMLVLGLGSVATSFMAFGGALVVACAIYLLAWRGGVAGYRFVLIGVGVAFMVQGLLGYLLSRADLRNAQDALTWLVGSVSGARWPEIVVLAAFLAVLLPGVAVLAGRMRMLQLGDDSASALGVRAERSRLALLVVAVALAALATAFVGPLAFVAFVAAPIARRLVATGSLALVPAALIGVLITTVADFTAQHLLPGSLDLPAGIITGAIGAPYLLWLLATQNRIGKGA; encoded by the coding sequence GTGAGCGCCGGCCGCGGAGCATCCGTGCGCACCGGCCCGCGCACCGGAGCCGCCCACCTGACCCCCGGCACGGATGCCGCAGCCCCGCTGGTCCTGGCCCGGGCCGTGCGGCACCGCCGGGAGCGCCGGGTGGCGCTGGTGCTGGCCGTTCTGGTGCTGATCGTCGCTGCCGTGAGCCTGATGGTGGGCGCCTACAACCTCAGCGTGCCCGACCTGCTGCGCACCCTGGTGGGCCAGGGCACCACCAGCGAGAACTTCATCGTCTTCAAGCTGCGGCTCCCGCGGCTCACCCTGGCGATCCTGGTGGGCGTCGCGTTCGCGGTCTCCGGAGCCCTGTTCCAGACCGTGCTGCGCAACCCGCTGGCCAGCCCCGACATCATCGGCGTCACCGGGGGAGCGAGCGCCGCCGCGGTGTTCGGCATGCTCGTGCTGGGCCTGGGCAGCGTGGCCACCTCGTTCATGGCGTTCGGCGGCGCGCTGGTGGTGGCCTGCGCCATCTACCTGCTGGCCTGGCGCGGGGGCGTGGCCGGCTACCGCTTCGTGCTCATCGGCGTGGGCGTCGCGTTCATGGTGCAGGGCCTGCTCGGCTACCTGCTCTCCCGAGCCGACCTCCGCAACGCGCAGGACGCCCTCACCTGGCTCGTCGGCAGCGTCAGCGGCGCGCGCTGGCCCGAGATCGTGGTGCTGGCCGCCTTCCTCGCGGTGCTGCTGCCGGGTGTGGCCGTGTTGGCGGGGCGGATGCGGATGCTCCAGCTCGGTGACGACTCCGCCAGCGCCCTCGGCGTGCGCGCCGAGCGATCCCGGCTGGCGTTGCTCGTGGTCGCCGTGGCCCTCGCCGCCCTCGCCACGGCCTTCGTGGGGCCGCTCGCGTTTGTCGCGTTCGTGGCGGCCCCCATCGCCCGCCGCCTCGTCGCCACGGGCAGTCTCGCCCTGGTGCCGGCCGCGCTCATCGGCGTGCTCATCACCACGGTGGCGGACTTCACCGCCCAGCACCTGCTGCCTGGGTCGCTCGACCTGCCGGCCGGCATCATCACCGGCGCCATTGGCGCGCCCTACCTGCTCTGGCTGCTGGCCACCCAGAACCGAATCGGAAAGGGAGCCTGA